A stretch of the bacterium genome encodes the following:
- a CDS encoding rubrerythrin family protein, whose amino-acid sequence MPNTHDNLKEAFAGESQAFQKYTSFAEAAEKEGRPNIARLFRTTAQAERIHAAGHFQALEGVGGTADNLREAIGGETYEFEKMYPPMLAQAQAEGHKAARMFRFAVEAEKVHAVLYARALEAATRGEDLAESKFYLCPVCGHIEFGTPPEKCPICGVPAAKYVQV is encoded by the coding sequence ATGCCGAACACCCATGACAACCTGAAGGAAGCGTTCGCCGGCGAGAGCCAGGCGTTCCAGAAGTACACCTCGTTCGCCGAGGCGGCGGAGAAGGAGGGACGGCCGAACATCGCGCGGCTGTTCCGCACCACGGCGCAGGCCGAGCGCATCCATGCGGCCGGCCACTTCCAGGCGCTCGAGGGTGTCGGCGGCACGGCCGACAACCTGCGCGAGGCCATCGGCGGCGAGACCTACGAGTTCGAGAAGATGTACCCGCCCATGCTGGCGCAGGCGCAGGCGGAGGGGCACAAGGCGGCCCGCATGTTCCGCTTCGCCGTCGAGGCGGAGAAGGTGCACGCCGTGCTGTACGCGCGCGCCCTGGAAGCGGCGACGCGCGGGGAGGACCTGGCCGAGTCGAAGTTCTACCTGTGCCCCGTCTGCGGGCATATCGAGTTCGGGACCCCGCCGGAGAAGTGCCCGATCTGCGGCGTCCCGGCCGCGAAGTACGTGCAGGTCTGA